The following are encoded in a window of Phragmites australis chromosome 22, lpPhrAust1.1, whole genome shotgun sequence genomic DNA:
- the LOC133905161 gene encoding uncharacterized protein LOC133905161, translated as MARSLALLALLLGLAATLPSGGAAADAPFIVAHKKVALSRPKPGVERLAVSLDLYNQGSATAYDVTINDDSWPTEAFELVSGEKSKTLERLDPGATASHTFVLETKAQGRFQGSPAIITYRVPTKTALQEAYSTPIFPLDILAERLPEKKFEWAKRLVAKYGALVSVVSFVGAFIYLVASPSKNSGKASKKRR; from the exons ATGGCGCGGTCCCTCGCGCTCTTGGCCCTCCTCCTCGGGCTCGCCGCGACCCTCCCctccggcggcgccgcggcCGACGCGCCCTTCATCGTCGCGCACAAGAAGGTGGCGCTGTCCCGCCCCAAGCCTGGCGTCGAGCGCCTCGCCGTCTCCCTCGACCTCTACAACCAGGGATCCGC AACTGCCTATGATGTGACCATTAATGATGACTCTTGGCCAACGGAAGCGTTTGAACTTGTCTCTGGAGAGAAATCGAAGACATTGGAAAGGCTTGACCC TGGTGCCACTGCTTCTCATACATTTGTCCTGGAGACCAAAGCACAGGGAAGGTTCCAGGGTTCACCAGCTATTATTACATACCGTGTTCCCACAAAGACTGCACTTCAG GAGGCCTATTCCACTCCCATCTTTCCACTGGATATTCTTGCTGAGAGACTTCCAGAAAAGAAGTTTGAATGG GCTAAG AGGCTCGTGGCGAAATACGGGGCACTGGTGTCTGTTGTTTCGTTTGTTGGAGCATTTATCTACCTGGTCGCAAGCCCATCAAAAAACAGTGGAAAGGCAAGCAAGAAGAGACGTTGA